TCAAGCACCGAAGAAGAGGCCCTGCAAAATACCTTTGATACAACACTTCTTCGACTATCACATAGCACGAACACTTTATCCTCAACTTACGAGCTACCCGAGGGTTATCAGGAAGCTTTCCCTCTTTCAAGTAATCAGTTATGACAGTCCTCCATTCCTCCTCCTCCTGTTCAACTGCAAGCTAACTCGTGTGAGGTGTGAGTTCGACTTGGAATACCACATTCCTAGTCTTACAACTTCCTATTGTTCCAGCCATTTTGGCTAGAGTGTCTgtcttttcattttctttcctgGGAATCTGTTCGAACGTAATCTCTGTGAATTTCTCTCTAACTATGTCTACTTTTTGCGCATACTCAATAAGTTTTTCATCTTTCACATCATATATTCCCTTCATCTGCTATGCTACCAGCTGTGAGTCAGAAAAAATAAGTACCCGGGTAGCTCCCACGTTTCTGGCTGCTCGAAGTCCTGCCAACACAGCCTCATACTCTGCCTCATTGTTGGATGCTCGAAAGTCCAATCTTACAGCTAACTTCACCTCCTCCCCAGCTGGCGAAATCAGTACTACCCCCACTCCACTTCCATTCTTTGACGAGAAACCATCCACATACACGTTCCAAGGGTTTTCATTCTCCTGATACACGGTCTCAGCCAGAAAATCAGCTAAGGCTTGCGCTTTAATAGCTGTTCTCGGCTCACACTTGATGTCATACTCTCCCAGCTTAGTAGTCCACTTAACCAAACATCCAGACATATCTGAATGAGTTAAGATCCTACCCAATGGACTATTGGTGAGCACCACAATTGGATGAGATAGGAAGTAGGGTCTCAGATGTCTCGCTGTCATCACTAAGGCCAAAGCCAATTTTTCCAACCCTGAGTATCTTATCTCTGCCCCTTAAAGTGCATGTGAAACATAATAGACTGGCTGTTGAGTTGATCCCTCTAGCTTGACA
This Primulina eburnea isolate SZY01 chromosome 2, ASM2296580v1, whole genome shotgun sequence DNA region includes the following protein-coding sequences:
- the LOC140824104 gene encoding uncharacterized protein, translated to MKGIYDVKDEKLIEYAQKVDIVREKFTEITFEQIPRKENEKTDTLAKMAGTIGSCKTRNVEEEEWRTVITDYLKEGKLPDNPRVARKLRIKCSCYVIVEEVLYQRYFAGPLLRCLSYQEADYVLQEVHEGCCGNHLGAYALAKESIARRLFLDLSVA